One stretch of Pseudochaenichthys georgianus unplaced genomic scaffold, fPseGeo1.2 scaffold_1152_arrow_ctg1, whole genome shotgun sequence DNA includes these proteins:
- the dtd2 gene encoding D-aminoacyl-tRNA deacylase 2 — protein MTEARAVSASGGLALLQQCLRAKLQVKPEEEQEEAQFVQVDRGMVIYICFFKGATDDILPKMVSSLLNLRLCESDSGKMVSVLDLPGSVLIVPQATLGGKVKGRAMQYHNNIGKEDGKRLYDAFVSLCEKEVTSEEVTVKHGTYGNRQVLNMDTNGPYTHLMDF, from the exons ATGACGGAGGCACGCGCTGTTTCTGCTTCTGGAGGTCTCGCGCTGCTGCAGCAGTGTCTGCGGGCAAAACTGCAGGTGAAACCAGAAGAGGAGCAAGAAGAGGCTCAGTTTGTCCAG GTCGACAGAGGAATGGTGATCTACATCTGCTTCTTTAAAGGAGCCACGGACGACATCCTGCCCAAAATGG tgtcCTCCCTCCTGAATCTGCGTCTGTGTGAGTCCGACTCGGGGAAGATGGTGTCGGTGCTGGACCTCCCCGGCAGCGTGCTGATCGTCCCTCAGGCCACGCTGGGAGGAAAGGTCAAAGGTCGAGCCATGCAGTACCACAACAACATCGGCAAAGAGGACGGGAAGCGACTGTACGACGCCttcgtgtctctgtgtgagaagGAAGTGACTTCAGAGGAAGTGACGGTGAAACACGGGACGTACGGAAACAGACAAGTGCTGAACATGGACACAAACGGACCGTACACTCACCTGATGGACTTCTGA
- the LOC117440731 gene encoding interferon-inducible GTPase 5-like, which translates to MEDPFEKEQIEQIRLELETNGAAAAAAKIGACLAEQDNIPLNIGVTGACGSGKSTFVNAFRGSDKKDKGAAAAPTGCTETTVEVKPYPHPKYPNVTLWDLPGVGTPNFQAEDYLNLVQFDRFDFFVIISAERFRQHDVELAKEIQRMGKKFYFVRSKIDQDMRNEEETVSDFNAENVLTKIRNNCIQGLEKEDVESPKVVLVSSHHLHLYDFCKLQETLERELPAHKRAALLLALPIVNLQIIKKKKEALQSHIKFLAAGSAVAAAVPVPLLSGAVDLSILVKNAVKCKNTFGLDRKSLQSLADSTRVPLEDLIAEMKSPLALKDISREVILNMLRVSWFHGVLMAAEEGSRFVPFLGLPAAAALSFASTYKALSTFLDMLAEDAQRVFIKALGLHTSV; encoded by the exons ATGGAGGATCCATTTGAAAAGGAACAAATAGAGCAAATTAGATTAGAGCTGGAAACCAATGGAGCTGCCGCAGCAGCTGCAAAGATCGGTGCTTGTTTGGCTGAGCAGGATAACATTCCACTAAACATCGGCGTCACGGGAGCATGTGGCTCTGGTAAATCCACCTTTGTTAACGCCTTTAGAGGCTCAGACAAGAAGGATAAGGGTGCTGCAGCCGCCCCGACTGGCTGTACAGAAACCACCGTGGAGGTGAAACCATACCCCCATCCAAAATATCccaatgtcacactgtgggatcTTCCTGGTGTTGGCACCCCCAATTTTCAAGCCGAAGATTATTTGAATCTGGTTCAATTTGATAGGTTTGACTTCTTCGTCATCATCTCAGCTGAACGCTTCAGACAACATGATGTGGAACTTGCTAAGGAGATCCAGAGGATGGGGAAAAAGTTCTACTTTGTTCGCTCAAAGATTGACCAGGACATGCGGAACGAAGAAGAAACTGTGAGTGATTTCAACGCAGAAAATGTCCTCACAAAGATCAGGAATAACTGCATTCAAG GTCTTGAAAAAGAAGATGTGGAGTCTCCAAAGGTCGTCCTGGTGTCCAGCCATCATCTCCACCTCTATGACTTCTGTAAGTTACAGGAGACCCTAGAGAGGGAGCTTCCTGCACACAAGAGAGCTGCTCTGCTGTTAGCCTTGCCCATTGTCAACCTTCAGATCatcaagaagaagaaagaggctCTCCAGTCACACATAAAGTTCCTTGCTGCTGGATCTGCAGTCGCAGCAGCTGTACCAGTTCCTCTGCTCTCTGGCGCTGTTGATCTATCCATACTGGTTAAGAATGCGGTTAAGTGCAAAAATACTTTTGGCCTTGATAGGAAGTCACTGCAGAGTCTTGCTGATAGTACACGTGTGCCTTTGGAGGATCTAATAGCAGAGATGAAATCACCTCTGGCTTTAAAAGACATAAGCCGTGAGGTTATCCTTAACATGCTGCGTGTGTCTTGGTTTCACGGTGTTTTAATGGCAGCAGAGGAAGGGTCCAGATTTGTTCCATTTCTTGGATTACCAGCAGCAGCGGCCCTCTCTTTTGCATCCACCTACAAAGCTCTCAGTACTTTCCTCGACATGCTGGCTGAGGATGCTCAGAGGGTATTCATAAAGGCCCTGGGCTTACACACCTCAGTGTGA